The following proteins are co-located in the Sciurus carolinensis chromosome 14 unlocalized genomic scaffold, mSciCar1.2 scaffold_126_arrow_ctg1, whole genome shotgun sequence genome:
- the LOC124973343 gene encoding LOW QUALITY PROTEIN: cell cycle regulator of non-homologous end joining-like (The sequence of the model RefSeq protein was modified relative to this genomic sequence to represent the inferred CDS: substituted 2 bases at 2 genomic stop codons), translating to METLKSGSKKRVLPSWMTSQVTESRVVPVKTPKRRRMAVGSVAAGSPAMKTVYCMNEAEMVDVALGILIEXCTWEKSWEXSPLADADKLELSPICSISPHTSSPGSSNEEEDGGKYRTAWGLSPSQGLGASSSTCRSPREVEEEDVLKYVREIFFS from the exons ATGGAAACCTTAAAATCTGGGAGCAAAAAGAGGGTCCTTCCCTCCTGGATGACATCCCAGGTGACTGAGAGTAGGGTGGTACCAGTGAAGACCCCCAAGAGGAGGAGAATGGCGGTAGGGTCAGTGGCAGCAGG aTCCCCTGCCATGAAGACTGTGTACTGCATGAATGAAGCAGAAATGGTGGATGTAGCTCTGGGGATCCTGATTGAG TGATGCACATGGGAAAAGTCCTGGGAATAGTCACCTCTGGCAGATGCTGATAAGCTGGAACTCTCCCCCATCTGCTCCATATCTCCTCACACAAGTTCTCCTGGGAGCAGCAATGAGGAAGAGGATGGTGGGAAATACAGGACTGCCTGGGGCCTCAGCCcttcccaggggctgggggcttCTAGCTCTACCTGCAGAAGCcccagggaggtggaggaggaagatgtGTTGAAATATGTCAGGGAGATATTTTTCAGCTAA